Proteins from a single region of Gimesia sp.:
- a CDS encoding metallophosphoesterase, translating into MSPINPDSRISLGRRAFLQRGALVLGGLTAAPLGQLAAAADQKQRGAVRVGLVTDLHYADKPPGGSRHYRETLKKLDEAVTQFKKDEPDFVVFHGDLIDSGKSLEQEKQHLQTIVSAIDAIPYPRHFVLGNHCVDQLTKAEFLQGVGQKESYFSFDRGGYHFVVLDSCFKSDGTPYGRHNFKWTDANMPASELKWLKDDLQQTKLPTIVFVHQPLDLKDTDAHAVKNSSEVRKILESAGNVAAVFQGHSHRNKYAEIGGIHYCTMVAMVEGSGLTNNGYSTLDVYPDGSLVLNGFRKQQDYHWS; encoded by the coding sequence ATGTCCCCAATCAATCCTGATTCCCGAATTTCATTAGGCAGACGTGCTTTTCTCCAGCGGGGAGCCCTGGTTCTGGGCGGGCTGACTGCAGCGCCGTTGGGGCAACTGGCGGCTGCCGCTGATCAGAAACAGCGTGGGGCCGTCCGCGTGGGGCTGGTTACGGACCTGCACTACGCAGATAAGCCACCGGGAGGCTCGCGTCACTATCGGGAAACTTTGAAGAAACTGGACGAAGCAGTCACTCAGTTTAAGAAAGACGAGCCTGACTTCGTCGTCTTCCATGGCGATCTGATCGATTCCGGCAAGTCGCTGGAGCAGGAGAAGCAACATCTGCAGACCATTGTTTCAGCCATCGATGCCATTCCCTACCCGCGACATTTTGTACTCGGCAACCATTGTGTAGACCAGCTGACCAAAGCAGAGTTCCTGCAGGGGGTGGGCCAGAAGGAGTCCTACTTCTCCTTTGATCGGGGCGGCTATCACTTCGTTGTGCTCGATTCCTGTTTCAAAAGCGATGGCACACCTTACGGGCGTCACAATTTTAAATGGACAGACGCCAATATGCCTGCGTCTGAACTGAAGTGGCTCAAGGATGATCTGCAGCAGACAAAGCTGCCGACCATCGTCTTTGTGCATCAGCCGCTCGATCTGAAAGATACGGATGCCCACGCCGTCAAGAATTCTTCGGAAGTCCGTAAAATCCTGGAATCAGCGGGCAATGTCGCCGCGGTCTTTCAGGGGCACAGTCACCGGAATAAATATGCAGAAATCGGCGGTATCCATTACTGCACAATGGTGGCAATGGTGGAAGGTTCGGGACTGACAAATAACGGGTACAGTACCCTGGATGTCTATCCTGACGGTTCCCTGGTGCTCAACGGATTTCGCAAACAGCAGGATTATCACTGGAGCTGA
- a CDS encoding metalloregulator ArsR/SmtB family transcription factor: MKLKETPNYDGPALEQAAECLKVLAHPARIRIVQLLLRGRYTVGELAEDCGIPSNVASEHLRLMQRCGFFVSEREGRSVYYSVAEPHLNKIMDCIEGRFFQS; encoded by the coding sequence ATGAAACTGAAAGAAACTCCCAATTATGACGGCCCCGCACTGGAACAGGCAGCAGAATGCCTGAAGGTTTTGGCGCATCCGGCTCGGATCCGTATCGTGCAACTGCTTCTGCGCGGACGGTACACCGTAGGTGAGTTGGCTGAAGACTGTGGAATTCCCAGCAACGTTGCTTCAGAGCATCTGCGTCTGATGCAGCGCTGTGGTTTCTTTGTGAGTGAACGGGAAGGCCGGAGCGTCTACTACAGTGTGGCCGAGCCTCATTTAAACAAGATCATGGATTGCATCGAAGGACGTTTTTTCCAGTCCTGA
- a CDS encoding rhodanese-like domain-containing protein, translating to MAEVKTITPEALARLHSQQDVAVIDVRTPAEFREVHATIARNIPLDKIGTDHIEELTNGSTDEPVYIICQSGNRSSRACQKLIEAGCPNVVSVEGGTKAWEAQGLPVERGKKTISLERQVRIAAGFLVFTGAMLGMFVNPWFSGISAFVGAGLMFAGITDTCGMAMVLAKMPWNQVAGCEQQQCQKTA from the coding sequence ATGGCAGAAGTCAAAACCATCACACCGGAAGCATTGGCCCGGCTGCACAGTCAACAGGATGTCGCAGTCATTGACGTACGGACTCCTGCGGAATTCCGGGAAGTCCACGCCACAATCGCCCGCAACATTCCCCTGGACAAGATCGGTACAGACCATATTGAAGAGCTGACAAATGGCAGCACTGACGAGCCGGTCTACATTATCTGTCAGAGCGGAAACCGTTCGTCCCGCGCCTGCCAGAAACTGATCGAAGCAGGCTGTCCGAACGTGGTCAGCGTCGAAGGGGGCACCAAAGCCTGGGAAGCACAGGGGTTGCCCGTCGAACGTGGTAAAAAAACGATTTCCCTGGAACGTCAGGTTCGGATTGCAGCTGGTTTCCTGGTCTTTACCGGTGCCATGCTGGGCATGTTCGTTAATCCCTGGTTCAGTGGGATCTCGGCGTTCGTCGGGGCAGGATTAATGTTTGCCGGTATTACTGATACCTGTGGGATGGCAATGGTACTCGCCAAAAT